The proteins below are encoded in one region of Pan paniscus chromosome 4, NHGRI_mPanPan1-v2.0_pri, whole genome shotgun sequence:
- the REEP2 gene encoding receptor expression-enhancing protein 2 isoform X1, with protein MVSWIISRLVVLIFGTLYPAYSSYKAVKTKNVKEYVKWMMYWIVFAFFTTAETLTDIVLSWFPFYFELKIAFVIWLLSPYTKGSSVLYRKFVHPTLSNKEKEIDEYITQARDKSYETMMRVGKRGLNLAANAAVTAAAKGQGVLSEKLRSFSMQDLTLIRDEDALPLQRPDGRLRPSPGSLLDTIEDLGDDPALSLRSSTNPADSRTEASEDDMGDKAPKRAKPIKKAPKAEPLASKTLKTRPKKKTSGGGDSA; from the exons ATGGTGTCCTGGATCATCTCTCGCCTGGTGGT GCTCATCTTTGGCACCCTGTACCCAGCCTATTCTTCCTACAAGGCCGTGAAGACAAAAAACGTGAAGGAATAT GTGAAATGGATGATGTACTGGATCGTCTTTGCCTTCTTCACCACGGCCGAGACGCTCACGGATATAGTGCTCTCCTG GTTCCCCTTCTACTTTGAACTGAAGATCGCCTTCGTGATATGGTTGCTGTCCCCTTACACCAAGGGCTCCAGCGTGCTCTACCGCAAGTTCGTGCACCCAACTCTGTCCAACAAGGAGAAG GAGATCGACGAGTACATCACGCAGGCCCGAGACAAGAGCTATGAGACCATGATGAGGGTGGGCAAGAGGGGCCTGAACCTTGCCGCCAATGCTGCAGTCACAGCTGCCGCCAAG GGCCAGGGGGTGCTGTCAGAGAAGCTCCGCAGCTTCAGCATGCAGGACCTGACCCTGATCCGGGACGAGGACGCACTGCCTCTGCAGAGGCCTGACGGCCGCCTCCGACCCAGCCCTGGCAGCCTCCTGGACACCATCGAGGACTTAG GAGATGACCCTGCCCTGAGTCTAAGGTCCAGCACAAACCCGGCAGATTCCCGGACAGAGGCTTCTGAGGATGACATGGGAGACAAAGCTCCCAAGAGGGCCAAACCCATCAAAAAAGCGCCCAAAGCTGAG CCACTGGCTTCCAAGACACTGAAGACCCGGCCCAAGAAGAAGACCTCTGGCGGGGGCGACTCAGCTTGA
- the REEP2 gene encoding receptor expression-enhancing protein 2 isoform X2 — translation MVSWIISRLVVLIFGTLYPAYSSYKAVKTKNVKEYVKWMMYWIVFAFFTTAETLTDIVLSWFPFYFELKIAFVIWLLSPYTKGSSVLYRKFVHPTLSNKEKEIDEYITQARDKSYETMMRVGKRGLNLAANAAVTAAAKGVLSEKLRSFSMQDLTLIRDEDALPLQRPDGRLRPSPGSLLDTIEDLGDDPALSLRSSTNPADSRTEASEDDMGDKAPKRAKPIKKAPKAEPLASKTLKTRPKKKTSGGGDSA, via the exons ATGGTGTCCTGGATCATCTCTCGCCTGGTGGT GCTCATCTTTGGCACCCTGTACCCAGCCTATTCTTCCTACAAGGCCGTGAAGACAAAAAACGTGAAGGAATAT GTGAAATGGATGATGTACTGGATCGTCTTTGCCTTCTTCACCACGGCCGAGACGCTCACGGATATAGTGCTCTCCTG GTTCCCCTTCTACTTTGAACTGAAGATCGCCTTCGTGATATGGTTGCTGTCCCCTTACACCAAGGGCTCCAGCGTGCTCTACCGCAAGTTCGTGCACCCAACTCTGTCCAACAAGGAGAAG GAGATCGACGAGTACATCACGCAGGCCCGAGACAAGAGCTATGAGACCATGATGAGGGTGGGCAAGAGGGGCCTGAACCTTGCCGCCAATGCTGCAGTCACAGCTGCCGCCAAG GGGGTGCTGTCAGAGAAGCTCCGCAGCTTCAGCATGCAGGACCTGACCCTGATCCGGGACGAGGACGCACTGCCTCTGCAGAGGCCTGACGGCCGCCTCCGACCCAGCCCTGGCAGCCTCCTGGACACCATCGAGGACTTAG GAGATGACCCTGCCCTGAGTCTAAGGTCCAGCACAAACCCGGCAGATTCCCGGACAGAGGCTTCTGAGGATGACATGGGAGACAAAGCTCCCAAGAGGGCCAAACCCATCAAAAAAGCGCCCAAAGCTGAG CCACTGGCTTCCAAGACACTGAAGACCCGGCCCAAGAAGAAGACCTCTGGCGGGGGCGACTCAGCTTGA